A single window of Chitinophaga sp. XS-30 DNA harbors:
- a CDS encoding discoidin domain-containing protein: MRTIYSYIFCSFILLLAACRKENGPVVLPAGSISFQLPADKDTVQVPVSILKDSAMVIGLKAVLSGNTSSADHWVSFAVDTTRITAYRAEYGDALLLPATSWLFYKSTTRIAAGSPVSEDAELNIGLQTKLTEYSTYVLPVVIASVDGNPDGIATNRVVYLVFKTGKPLFISKTGWTINGVSSVFNAFAAANILDNNDLTTYWTSNITQQMPQWISINFNRDVTFTAVNYYLPPLLNYPAQGGYPTSIRIETSMDGTSWTDKGVFEGNIADNMQTLDVGLTTARHLRFTALASVKYASAYEAIFISGISLVP, translated from the coding sequence ATGCGTACCATTTATAGCTATATATTTTGTTCGTTCATTTTGCTGCTGGCCGCATGCCGCAAGGAAAACGGCCCGGTTGTATTACCGGCAGGCAGCATTTCGTTTCAGTTGCCTGCTGATAAAGATACCGTACAGGTGCCCGTTTCCATCCTGAAGGATTCCGCTATGGTGATCGGGTTGAAAGCGGTATTGTCCGGCAACACATCGTCTGCGGACCATTGGGTAAGCTTTGCTGTGGACACCACCAGGATCACGGCATACCGCGCCGAATACGGTGATGCGCTGCTGCTGCCGGCCACTTCCTGGCTGTTCTACAAATCCACCACCCGCATTGCCGCCGGTTCCCCGGTTTCCGAGGACGCGGAATTGAACATCGGGCTGCAAACGAAGCTGACAGAGTATTCTACTTATGTGTTGCCGGTGGTCATTGCGTCGGTGGACGGCAATCCGGACGGTATTGCCACCAACAGGGTAGTGTACCTGGTGTTCAAAACCGGCAAGCCGTTGTTTATCAGTAAAACCGGCTGGACGATCAATGGGGTATCTTCCGTGTTCAACGCATTTGCCGCCGCCAATATCCTGGACAACAATGACCTCACGACCTACTGGACCAGTAATATCACGCAGCAAATGCCGCAGTGGATCTCCATCAATTTTAACCGCGATGTAACCTTCACGGCCGTGAATTACTATTTGCCCCCGCTGCTGAACTATCCCGCCCAGGGTGGCTATCCCACCTCCATCAGGATAGAGACGAGCATGGATGGTACTAGCTGGACAGATAAAGGTGTGTTTGAGGGCAACATCGCTGATAATATGCAGACGCTCGATGTAGGTCTTACCACCGCCCGGCACCTGCGTTTTACCGCACTGGCATCCGTTAAATACGCTTCGGCATATGAAGCCATATTTATCAGCGGCATATCGCTGGTGCCATAA
- a CDS encoding RagB/SusD family nutrient uptake outer membrane protein, with protein MKHFKYILIQLALGSVVLTGCDKYLDVTPKGKKLLSTAADYDQWLNDELLARGSGEPYCWSNYFGDNADIASINTPPKLLHELIYTWAPQFSTDLNAATAFWGEHYARINQFNTVLLGIDDAISATGRQKRSLKAEALLGRALEYFYLVNEYGKPYDSATAGEDLAVPFVTSNDVTQDVPGRSTVAEIYQHIIDDLNAAIPDLPVDNSANRSRGSMSAGYSVLARVYFYARNYAEARKNAALALTMGKTEMIDFNGPLPSTNLLSTHPDVIYGRMVLGQVGADLDFMRSFAGNDLRIRMFYQNTDGYTFTTRGATAYFPPVFSHTLYYTNAGTSVQEMKLIIAECAARANDLPEALQALDDVRKNRFPVASYVRFESTNREEVLQEVLLERSHELPFCGLRWFDMRRLDKENRMDEVVRYDAQGNVIATLPPHSDRYTLQIPIQVMRFHPDMQQNP; from the coding sequence GTGAAACACTTTAAATATATTCTTATTCAGCTGGCGCTTGGCAGCGTTGTGCTTACGGGATGCGACAAATACCTGGATGTGACACCCAAGGGGAAGAAACTGCTGTCCACCGCCGCGGACTATGACCAGTGGCTGAACGATGAGCTGCTTGCAAGAGGGTCCGGGGAGCCATACTGCTGGTCAAACTATTTTGGCGATAATGCAGATATTGCATCCATCAATACGCCTCCCAAGCTGCTCCATGAGCTGATCTACACCTGGGCGCCGCAGTTCTCCACAGACCTGAATGCGGCTACTGCTTTCTGGGGAGAGCATTATGCCCGGATCAATCAATTCAACACGGTATTGCTGGGAATAGATGACGCCATATCCGCCACCGGCAGACAGAAGCGAAGCCTGAAGGCGGAAGCCTTGCTGGGCCGTGCGCTGGAATACTTCTACCTCGTGAACGAGTACGGCAAACCTTATGATTCCGCTACGGCCGGCGAAGACCTGGCAGTGCCCTTCGTTACTTCCAATGATGTTACGCAGGACGTACCGGGGCGGAGCACCGTTGCGGAGATATACCAGCACATCATCGACGACCTGAATGCCGCCATTCCCGATCTGCCGGTAGATAACAGTGCCAACCGGTCCCGGGGATCCATGTCAGCGGGCTACAGCGTATTGGCCAGGGTATATTTTTATGCCCGGAACTATGCGGAGGCGCGGAAGAATGCAGCACTGGCATTGACGATGGGCAAGACAGAGATGATCGATTTCAATGGGCCGCTTCCTTCAACGAACCTGCTCAGCACGCATCCGGATGTTATTTATGGCCGGATGGTCCTCGGCCAGGTGGGGGCAGACCTGGATTTCATGCGTTCTTTTGCCGGCAATGATCTCCGTATCAGGATGTTTTATCAGAATACCGATGGCTACACTTTTACCACCAGAGGCGCCACCGCGTACTTCCCACCAGTCTTCAGCCACACGCTGTACTATACCAACGCCGGCACCTCCGTGCAGGAAATGAAACTGATCATCGCGGAATGCGCCGCGCGCGCCAACGACCTGCCGGAAGCCCTGCAGGCGCTGGACGATGTGCGGAAGAACAGGTTCCCCGTCGCCAGCTATGTGCGTTTCGAATCCACCAACCGGGAAGAGGTACTGCAGGAAGTATTGCTGGAAAGAAGCCACGAGCTGCCTTTCTGCGGGCTGCGCTGGTTCGACATGCGGCGCCTGGACAAGGAGAACAGGATGGATGAAGTTGTGCGGTACGATGCGCAGGGCAATGTGATCGCCACCCTGCCACCGCACAGCGACCGTTATACCCTGCAGATACCGATACAGGTTATGCGCTTCCATCCTGATATGCAACAGAACCCATAA